One stretch of Streptomyces zhihengii DNA includes these proteins:
- a CDS encoding ATP-binding cassette domain-containing protein, producing the protein MVHVSATPVLALRGVSKRFGAVQALTDVELEVHAGEVVALVGDNGAGKSTLVKTIAGVHPIDEGAIEWEGRKVSITRPHDAQDLGIATVYQDLALCDNIDVVGNLYLGRELRKRGVLDEVEMERRALELLKTLSIRIPSVRIPIASLSGGQRQTVAIARSMLGAPKLVILDEPTAALGVEQTAQVLDLVERLRERGHAVILISHNMADVKAVADKVAVLRLGRNNGVFDVKSTSQEEIISAITGATDNAVTRRAARNAEVQK; encoded by the coding sequence ATGGTTCACGTGTCCGCTACGCCCGTGTTGGCGTTGCGCGGGGTCTCCAAGCGGTTCGGTGCCGTCCAGGCGCTCACCGACGTAGAGCTTGAGGTCCACGCCGGTGAGGTGGTCGCCCTGGTGGGTGACAACGGTGCCGGAAAGTCCACGCTGGTCAAGACGATCGCCGGTGTGCACCCGATCGACGAGGGCGCGATCGAGTGGGAGGGCCGCAAGGTCTCCATCACCCGCCCCCACGACGCCCAGGACCTGGGCATCGCGACGGTCTACCAGGACCTCGCGCTGTGCGACAACATCGACGTCGTCGGCAACCTCTACCTCGGCCGGGAGCTGCGCAAGCGCGGTGTCCTGGACGAGGTGGAGATGGAGCGGCGTGCGCTGGAGCTGCTGAAGACGCTGTCGATCCGGATCCCGAGTGTGCGGATCCCGATCGCGTCGCTGTCGGGCGGTCAGCGTCAGACGGTGGCGATCGCCCGTTCGATGCTGGGCGCGCCGAAGCTGGTGATCCTGGACGAGCCGACCGCGGCGCTGGGCGTGGAGCAGACCGCGCAGGTCCTGGACCTGGTGGAACGGCTGCGCGAGCGGGGTCACGCGGTGATCCTCATCAGCCACAACATGGCGGATGTGAAGGCCGTCGCGGACAAGGTCGCGGTGCTGCGGCTGGGCCGCAACAACGGTGTGTTCGACGTGAAGTCGACCTCGCAGGAAGAGATCATCTCCGCCATCACCGGTGCCACGGACAACGCCGTGACCCGCCGTGCGGCGCGCAACGCGGAGGTCCAGAAGTGA
- a CDS encoding extracellular solute-binding protein produces the protein MAAVLAGCGSGGGDAAGGGGTLTAYVYGDDAVKVQQAAVETFNKTSDVKVKLVSVPGAEYVNKLRTAMGSPNAPDIFFNWGGGSIKPYVDAGQLVDLTSAFASDPVLKDGFLSPVVTAGSLDGKVYGVPMRGMQPVILFYNKSLFAENGLQPPKTWDDLTEAVTVFKAKKITPFALGGTDAWTQLMWLEYLLDRIGGADVFRKIQNGDSSAWGDPAVLRAATMAKQLVDDGAFGKNFTSVSYSNGGAPALFAQGKAAMHLMGSWEYSTQLGKAPDFAAKDLGWTAFPTVTGGTGDAGNVVGNPTNYWSVNARTKHKDAALAFLKHMASQDYTKALVANGDIPTTADAGETLASSPNPGFAAFQYEMVQRAPDFTLSWDQALEADQATPMLTEINKLFAGRSTPEQFVAALKALT, from the coding sequence ATGGCGGCCGTCCTCGCGGGCTGCGGTTCGGGCGGCGGGGACGCGGCGGGAGGGGGCGGCACCCTCACCGCGTACGTCTACGGCGATGACGCCGTGAAGGTGCAGCAGGCCGCCGTCGAGACGTTCAACAAGACGTCCGACGTCAAGGTCAAGCTCGTCTCCGTGCCCGGCGCCGAGTACGTCAACAAGCTGCGCACCGCCATGGGCTCGCCCAACGCCCCCGACATCTTCTTCAACTGGGGCGGCGGCTCCATCAAGCCCTACGTCGACGCCGGCCAGCTCGTCGACCTCACCTCCGCCTTCGCGAGCGACCCCGTCCTGAAGGACGGCTTCCTCTCCCCGGTCGTCACCGCCGGCAGCCTGGACGGCAAGGTCTACGGCGTCCCGATGCGCGGGATGCAGCCGGTGATCCTCTTCTACAACAAGTCCCTCTTCGCCGAGAACGGACTCCAGCCGCCGAAGACCTGGGACGACCTGACCGAGGCCGTCACCGTCTTCAAGGCGAAGAAGATCACCCCCTTCGCCCTCGGCGGCACCGACGCCTGGACGCAGCTCATGTGGCTGGAGTACCTGCTCGACCGCATCGGCGGCGCCGACGTCTTCCGCAAGATCCAGAACGGCGACTCCTCCGCCTGGGGCGACCCGGCCGTCCTGCGGGCCGCCACGATGGCGAAGCAGCTCGTCGACGACGGTGCGTTCGGCAAGAACTTCACCTCCGTCTCCTACTCCAACGGCGGCGCCCCCGCGCTGTTCGCCCAGGGCAAGGCCGCCATGCACCTGATGGGCTCCTGGGAGTACTCGACCCAGCTCGGCAAGGCCCCCGACTTCGCCGCGAAGGACCTCGGCTGGACCGCCTTCCCCACCGTCACCGGCGGCACGGGCGACGCCGGCAACGTGGTCGGCAACCCGACCAACTACTGGTCCGTCAACGCGCGGACCAAGCACAAGGACGCCGCCCTCGCGTTCCTCAAGCACATGGCCTCGCAGGACTACACCAAGGCCCTCGTCGCCAACGGCGACATCCCCACGACCGCGGACGCCGGCGAGACGCTGGCCTCCTCGCCCAACCCCGGCTTCGCCGCCTTCCAGTACGAGATGGTCCAGCGCGCCCCCGACTTCACTCTCTCCTGGGACCAGGCCCTGGAGGCCGACCAGGCCACCCCGATGCTGACGGAGATCAACAAGCTCTTCGCCGGCAGGTCCACACCCGAGCAGTTCGTCGCGGCGCTCAAGGCCCTCACGTAG
- a CDS encoding carbohydrate ABC transporter permease: MSAHSTAARPGRRPRRLGNPVAGAGALVWLVVVLLPLYTLLSSSLTRQDQALSGNPLAPPADPTLDNYGFVLDSGFLTLMGNTAVVAVATVALVLVFSVPVAYVAVRTRSGASMAVFRTFLLGVAIPAQAVVVPLYMLIAEMGMYDTLLAIILPTAAFAMPVAVLVLTSTMRDISEELYEAMALDGARPLRMLWTLTVPMSRAGISTVVIFSALQAWNGFLFPLILTQSEEQRVLTLGLFNFMGQFGLNVPALLAAVVLSVIPIFTVYLFARRALINGLMGVGGK, translated from the coding sequence ATGTCCGCGCACTCCACCGCCGCCCGCCCCGGCCGCCGTCCGCGCCGCCTCGGGAACCCGGTCGCCGGCGCGGGCGCGCTCGTCTGGCTCGTCGTCGTGCTGCTGCCGCTGTACACCCTGCTGTCGTCCTCGCTGACCCGGCAGGACCAGGCGCTGTCCGGCAACCCGCTGGCCCCGCCCGCCGATCCCACCCTCGACAACTACGGCTTCGTCCTGGACAGCGGCTTCCTCACCCTGATGGGGAACACGGCCGTGGTCGCCGTGGCGACCGTCGCCCTGGTCCTGGTGTTCTCCGTGCCGGTCGCCTACGTCGCCGTGCGCACCCGCAGCGGCGCCTCCATGGCGGTCTTCCGGACCTTCCTGCTCGGGGTGGCGATCCCGGCGCAGGCGGTGGTCGTACCGCTGTACATGCTCATCGCCGAGATGGGCATGTACGACACCCTGCTCGCGATCATCCTGCCCACCGCCGCCTTCGCGATGCCCGTCGCCGTGCTGGTCCTGACCTCCACCATGCGCGACATCTCCGAGGAGCTGTACGAGGCGATGGCGCTGGACGGCGCCCGGCCGCTGCGGATGCTGTGGACGCTGACCGTCCCGATGAGCCGGGCGGGCATCAGCACCGTGGTGATCTTCTCCGCGCTCCAGGCGTGGAACGGCTTCCTCTTTCCCCTCATCCTCACCCAGTCGGAGGAGCAGCGTGTGCTGACCCTCGGACTCTTCAACTTCATGGGCCAGTTCGGGCTGAACGTGCCCGCGCTGCTCGCCGCCGTCGTGCTCTCCGTGATCCCGATCTTCACGGTCTACCTCTTCGCCCGGCGCGCCCTGATCAACGGCCTGATGGGAGTCGGCGGCAAGTGA
- a CDS encoding substrate-binding domain-containing protein has protein sequence MAVSLAACGSAKESGDSAKEPAEKKGNDITVGLLLPENQTARYEKFDKPLIEAEINSLTQGRAKVVYANAKQDASLQTQQVDTMITNKVDVLIVDAVDSKAIAGGVKKAKDAGIPVVAYDRLAEGPIDAYTSFDNEEVGHVQGKALLEALGDKAEGGRIVMMNGAITDPNAALFKKGAHAELDGKVTVGKEYDTKEWKPENANANMEAAISALGKDKIVGVYSANDGMAGGIITALKAAGVTPLPPVTGQDAELAGVQRIVAGEQFMSVYKPYEPEAEAAAKMAVALAQGRSLAALADSKVDSATTKGIPTYLVPVVSLTKENIKDTVVKDGVYTIQEICTPKFKAACDELGLK, from the coding sequence ATGGCCGTCTCGCTCGCCGCGTGCGGCAGTGCCAAGGAGTCCGGCGACAGCGCCAAGGAGCCCGCGGAGAAGAAGGGCAACGACATCACCGTCGGCCTGCTCCTCCCGGAGAACCAGACGGCCCGCTACGAGAAGTTCGACAAGCCGCTGATCGAGGCCGAGATCAACAGCCTCACCCAGGGCAGGGCGAAGGTCGTCTACGCCAACGCCAAGCAGGACGCCAGCCTGCAGACGCAGCAGGTCGACACCATGATCACCAACAAGGTCGACGTGCTGATCGTGGACGCGGTCGACTCGAAGGCCATCGCCGGCGGTGTGAAGAAGGCCAAGGACGCCGGCATCCCGGTCGTCGCCTACGACCGCCTGGCCGAGGGCCCGATCGACGCCTACACCTCCTTCGACAACGAAGAGGTCGGCCACGTCCAGGGCAAGGCGCTGCTGGAGGCCCTGGGCGACAAGGCCGAGGGCGGCCGGATCGTGATGATGAACGGCGCGATCACCGACCCGAACGCCGCGCTGTTCAAGAAGGGCGCGCACGCCGAGCTCGACGGCAAGGTCACCGTCGGCAAGGAGTACGACACCAAGGAGTGGAAGCCGGAGAACGCCAACGCCAACATGGAGGCGGCGATCTCGGCCCTCGGCAAGGACAAGATCGTCGGCGTGTACTCCGCCAACGACGGCATGGCCGGCGGCATCATCACCGCTCTCAAGGCCGCCGGCGTCACCCCGCTCCCGCCCGTCACCGGCCAGGACGCCGAGCTCGCCGGTGTGCAGCGCATCGTCGCGGGTGAGCAGTTCATGAGCGTCTACAAGCCCTACGAGCCGGAGGCCGAGGCGGCGGCCAAGATGGCCGTGGCGCTGGCACAGGGACGTTCGCTGGCCGCGCTCGCCGACTCCAAGGTCGACAGCGCGACGACCAAGGGCATCCCCACCTACCTGGTGCCCGTCGTCTCGCTGACCAAGGAGAACATCAAGGACACCGTCGTCAAGGACGGCGTCTACACGATCCAGGAGATCTGCACCCCGAAGTTCAAGGCGGCGTGCGACGAGCTCGGTCTGAAGTAA
- a CDS encoding sugar ABC transporter permease, whose translation MTGIDKTTTTADVPVGNPEAAHDAVTAVDPRLLVREQGLKGYLSEFRRKLHAGDLGSIPVVIGLIVIAVIFQSMNGQFLSAENLSNIAVTMVATGMMAVGIIFVLLLGEIDLSVGSVSGVSGAIVAVLSVTHGMNEWLAVLVALVSGAAIGALHGFFFAKIGAPAFAVTLAGLLFWLGFMLQLLGENGTINLDGEGVVGQLTTYYFTDVAAAYGLAALAVAGFFLSSFLDNKRRATAGVPSRPLSDIVLRTVVLAVIAFAAAVMFNQYKGLPLALVLFLAVLVITDFVLRRTAYGRKIFALGGSVEASRRAGINVTAVRVSVFALAGLFAAVGGLFWASKIAAANQSAGAGDLLMNVIAAAVIGGTSLFGGRGRTWNALLGVMVIVSIQYGLALEGIATPIQYMITGGVLLATVVIDSITRKTQKTAGRA comes from the coding sequence GTGACCGGCATCGACAAGACCACCACCACCGCGGACGTGCCGGTCGGCAACCCGGAGGCCGCGCACGACGCGGTCACCGCGGTCGACCCCCGCCTGCTGGTGCGCGAGCAGGGCCTGAAGGGCTACCTGTCGGAGTTCCGGCGCAAGCTCCACGCCGGCGACCTCGGCTCGATCCCGGTCGTCATCGGCCTGATCGTCATCGCGGTGATCTTCCAGAGCATGAACGGGCAGTTCCTCTCCGCGGAGAACCTGTCCAACATCGCCGTGACCATGGTCGCCACCGGCATGATGGCCGTCGGCATCATCTTCGTCCTCCTCCTCGGCGAGATCGACCTGTCCGTCGGCTCCGTGTCCGGCGTCTCCGGCGCCATCGTCGCCGTCCTGTCGGTCACCCACGGCATGAACGAATGGCTCGCCGTCCTGGTCGCCCTCGTGAGCGGCGCCGCGATCGGCGCCCTGCACGGCTTCTTCTTCGCCAAGATCGGCGCCCCCGCGTTCGCCGTCACCCTCGCCGGCCTGCTGTTCTGGCTCGGCTTCATGCTCCAGCTCCTGGGCGAGAACGGCACCATCAACCTCGACGGCGAAGGCGTCGTCGGACAGCTCACCACCTACTACTTCACCGACGTCGCCGCCGCCTACGGCCTCGCCGCCCTCGCCGTCGCCGGCTTCTTCCTCTCCTCCTTCCTCGACAACAAGCGCCGCGCCACCGCCGGCGTCCCCTCCCGCCCCCTGTCCGACATCGTGCTGCGCACCGTCGTCCTCGCGGTGATCGCGTTCGCCGCCGCGGTGATGTTCAACCAGTACAAGGGCCTGCCGCTGGCCCTGGTCCTGTTCCTCGCCGTGCTCGTGATCACCGACTTCGTGCTCCGCCGCACCGCCTACGGACGCAAGATCTTCGCCCTCGGCGGCAGCGTCGAGGCCTCCCGCCGCGCCGGTATCAACGTCACCGCCGTCCGGGTGTCCGTCTTCGCCCTCGCCGGACTCTTCGCCGCCGTCGGCGGACTGTTCTGGGCCTCCAAGATCGCCGCCGCCAACCAGAGCGCCGGCGCCGGCGACCTCCTCATGAACGTCATCGCCGCCGCCGTCATCGGCGGCACCAGCCTCTTCGGCGGCCGCGGACGCACCTGGAACGCCCTCCTCGGCGTCATGGTCATCGTCTCGATCCAGTACGGCCTCGCCCTCGAAGGCATCGCCACCCCGATCCAGTACATGATCACCGGCGGCGTCCTCCTCGCCACCGTCGTCATCGACTCCATCACCCGCAAGACCCAGAAGACCGCAGGCCGCGCCTGA
- a CDS encoding LacI family DNA-binding transcriptional regulator, whose protein sequence is MRPANAHPRPEQEPSPEGPAAGGATLAAIARAAGVSAPTVSKVLNGRADVAPATRTRVEALLRQHGYRRRRSPAQQSRMIDLVFHELESSWAMEVIRGVENVAREEGLSLVLSESAGRLMPGQTWVDGVLARRPAGVILVLSDLDAAQRAQLTSRNIPFVVVDPAGDPGDDLPSVGTTNWQGGLAATRHLLELGHTRIGVIGGPSRMMCSRARIDGYRSALEAAGVPVDPELLREGDFHHEAGHAAGMELLRLPDRPTAVFTGNDLQALGLYEAARELGLRIPEDLSVVGFDDLPLARWVGPPLTTVRQPLTEMAEAAARLVLDLGRGRRPAATRVDLATTLVVRHSTAPRRN, encoded by the coding sequence ATGAGACCCGCCAACGCCCACCCCCGGCCGGAGCAGGAGCCGTCGCCCGAGGGGCCTGCCGCGGGCGGTGCCACACTCGCCGCCATCGCCCGAGCGGCCGGGGTGTCCGCCCCGACAGTTTCGAAAGTCCTGAACGGCCGCGCGGACGTCGCCCCGGCCACCCGCACCCGGGTGGAGGCGCTGCTGCGGCAGCACGGCTACCGGCGGCGGCGCAGCCCGGCGCAGCAGTCGCGGATGATCGACCTCGTCTTCCACGAGCTGGAGAGCTCCTGGGCGATGGAGGTCATCAGGGGCGTGGAGAACGTCGCCCGCGAGGAGGGCCTGAGCCTGGTGCTCTCCGAGAGCGCGGGCCGGCTGATGCCGGGGCAGACCTGGGTGGACGGGGTGCTCGCGCGCCGGCCGGCCGGGGTGATCCTGGTGCTCTCCGACCTCGACGCGGCCCAGCGCGCGCAGCTCACCAGCCGCAACATCCCGTTCGTCGTGGTCGACCCGGCCGGCGACCCGGGCGACGACCTCCCGTCGGTGGGCACCACCAACTGGCAGGGGGGCCTGGCCGCCACCCGGCATCTGCTGGAGCTCGGCCACACCCGCATCGGCGTGATCGGCGGGCCGTCCCGGATGATGTGCAGCCGCGCGCGGATAGACGGCTACCGTTCCGCGCTGGAGGCGGCGGGGGTGCCCGTCGACCCGGAGCTGCTGCGCGAGGGCGACTTCCACCACGAGGCCGGACACGCGGCGGGCATGGAGCTGCTGCGCCTGCCCGACCGGCCGACGGCGGTCTTCACCGGCAACGACCTCCAGGCCCTCGGGCTCTACGAGGCCGCCCGGGAGCTGGGCCTGCGCATTCCCGAGGACCTGAGCGTGGTCGGTTTCGACGACCTGCCGCTCGCGCGCTGGGTCGGACCGCCGCTGACCACGGTGCGCCAGCCGCTGACGGAGATGGCGGAGGCGGCCGCCCGGCTGGTGCTCGACCTGGGGCGCGGGCGGCGTCCTGCGGCCACCCGGGTCGACCTGGCCACCACGCTGGTGGTGCGCCACAGCACGGCTCCGCGCCGGAACTGA
- a CDS encoding Tm-1-like ATP-binding domain-containing protein translates to MATVVLVGTLDTKGVEYGWLRERLLGQGVEVLVVDTGALGTPRIAADVPGEDVARAAGADPEALRAAGDRGAAVTAMADGAAEIVSRLYARGRLHCVLAIGGSGGTSIATRAMRGLPLGVPKLMVSSMASGDVARYVGSSDITMMYSVVDIAGINPVLAPVLANAADAAAGMAKGFAASPRALHPAALASGGRPLVAASMAGVTTPGVDAARARLAELGYEVLVFHVSGTGGRTLESLAGQGVFAGVLDLTLSELADDLVGGILTAGPDRLTAAGRAGVPQVVSLGALDMVKFGPPETVPAALRHRDPLVHNPSISVIRTTPGECEELGRRIAAKLRTARGPVEVCVPLRGLSTLGAPGGPYHDPAVDGALFTALRAGLEGSAVRVVDHDTHINTEEFGRSTADRLHRLIPAARRPGAAPVEPTAERGGPPGAPGAGA, encoded by the coding sequence ATGGCGACAGTCGTGCTGGTGGGGACGCTGGACACCAAGGGTGTGGAGTACGGCTGGCTGCGGGAGCGGCTGCTCGGCCAGGGGGTCGAGGTGCTCGTCGTCGACACCGGCGCGCTCGGCACACCCCGGATCGCCGCCGACGTGCCCGGCGAGGACGTGGCCCGTGCGGCGGGGGCGGACCCGGAGGCGCTGCGCGCCGCCGGGGACCGCGGCGCGGCCGTGACCGCCATGGCGGACGGCGCGGCGGAGATCGTCTCCCGGCTCTACGCCCGGGGCCGGCTCCACTGCGTGCTCGCGATCGGCGGCAGCGGGGGCACCTCCATAGCCACCCGCGCGATGCGCGGACTCCCGCTGGGCGTGCCCAAGCTGATGGTGTCCTCCATGGCCTCGGGCGACGTGGCGCGCTACGTCGGATCGTCGGACATCACCATGATGTACAGCGTCGTCGACATCGCCGGCATCAATCCGGTGCTGGCCCCGGTGCTCGCCAACGCGGCGGACGCGGCCGCCGGCATGGCGAAGGGCTTCGCGGCCTCGCCCCGTGCCCTGCACCCGGCCGCCCTGGCGTCGGGCGGCCGGCCCCTGGTGGCGGCGAGCATGGCGGGGGTGACCACCCCCGGCGTGGACGCGGCCCGCGCCCGCCTCGCCGAACTCGGCTACGAGGTGCTGGTGTTCCATGTCAGCGGCACCGGCGGGCGGACCCTGGAGTCCCTCGCGGGCCAGGGCGTCTTCGCCGGGGTGCTGGACCTCACGCTCAGCGAACTCGCCGACGACCTGGTCGGCGGCATCCTGACGGCCGGCCCGGACCGGCTGACCGCCGCCGGGCGCGCCGGGGTACCGCAGGTGGTGAGCCTCGGGGCCCTGGACATGGTGAAGTTCGGCCCGCCCGAGACGGTCCCCGCCGCCCTGCGCCACCGCGACCCGCTGGTGCACAACCCCTCGATCTCGGTGATCCGCACGACGCCCGGGGAGTGCGAGGAACTGGGCCGCCGGATCGCGGCCAAACTGCGCACGGCCCGGGGCCCGGTGGAGGTGTGTGTACCGCTGCGCGGGCTGTCGACCCTGGGCGCGCCCGGCGGGCCGTACCACGACCCGGCCGTGGACGGGGCCCTGTTCACCGCGCTGCGGGCCGGGCTGGAGGGCAGCGCGGTGCGCGTCGTGGACCACGACACCCACATCAACACCGAGGAGTTCGGCCGGTCCACCGCGGACCGGCTGCACCGGCTGATCCCCGCGGCGCGCCGCCCGGGGGCGGCACCGGTCGAGCCGACGGCGGAGCGCGGCGGGCCCCCGGGCGCGCCGGGGGCGGGTGCGTGA
- a CDS encoding carbohydrate ABC transporter permease has protein sequence MTTLTTPLEKQRTGAAAGPRPRRRAADGRRASGRPSVAWAVPGLLFFGLFAVVPMGLAVYLSFTSWDGLTSPTPVGLDNWTRLFGDPEFLQAARLSALLTVVSWLFQTPVALLLGVWAAGRQRNRAVLSAVFFLPLLLSTTAISVLFHALLDPNFGVVKEIGPWFGIDPNILGTSTGALLTVAFVGGWQFMPFHTLIYQGGMRQIPQVLYQAAAIDGAGPLRQFFSITLPQLKNTVTTSSVLMIVGSLTYFDTVLIMTKGGPGTDTTIVPYLMYRVGFQSYDLGYASAVATALVVVATGLSLLMVRFSGFGAMRSTREGM, from the coding sequence ATGACGACACTCACCACACCGCTCGAGAAGCAGCGGACCGGCGCGGCGGCGGGCCCTCGGCCCCGCCGCCGTGCGGCGGACGGGCGCCGGGCGTCCGGCCGCCCCTCCGTGGCCTGGGCCGTGCCCGGCCTCCTGTTCTTCGGCCTGTTCGCCGTCGTGCCGATGGGACTCGCCGTCTACCTGTCCTTCACGTCCTGGGACGGGCTCACCTCGCCCACCCCGGTCGGCCTCGACAACTGGACCCGCCTGTTCGGCGACCCCGAGTTCCTCCAGGCCGCCCGGCTGAGCGCGCTGCTCACCGTCGTCAGCTGGCTCTTCCAGACGCCCGTCGCCCTGCTGCTCGGTGTCTGGGCGGCCGGCCGGCAGCGCAACCGGGCCGTGCTGTCCGCGGTGTTCTTCCTGCCGCTGCTGCTCTCCACCACGGCGATCTCCGTGCTCTTTCACGCCCTGCTCGACCCCAACTTCGGCGTCGTCAAGGAGATCGGGCCCTGGTTCGGCATCGACCCGAACATCCTCGGCACCTCCACCGGGGCGCTGCTCACCGTCGCCTTCGTCGGCGGCTGGCAGTTCATGCCGTTCCACACCCTGATCTACCAGGGCGGGATGCGGCAGATCCCGCAAGTCCTCTACCAGGCCGCCGCGATCGACGGCGCGGGCCCGCTGCGGCAGTTCTTCTCGATCACCCTGCCGCAGCTCAAGAACACCGTCACCACCTCGTCGGTGCTCATGATCGTCGGCTCGCTGACCTACTTCGACACCGTGCTGATCATGACCAAGGGCGGGCCGGGCACCGACACCACCATCGTGCCGTACCTGATGTACCGCGTCGGTTTCCAGAGCTACGACCTCGGCTACGCCAGCGCCGTCGCCACCGCGCTCGTCGTCGTCGCGACCGGACTGTCGCTGCTGATGGTCAGGTTCAGCGGCTTCGGCGCGATGCGCTCCACCAGGGAAGGGATGTGA